The following coding sequences lie in one Tichowtungia aerotolerans genomic window:
- a CDS encoding polysaccharide deacetylase family protein — protein MEQSEKEICIVIYLPTEHLREMARTVQDHVGPKAVVLIYHRVVDDIPDPQRMRVSPENFSEQMKALTDMTCPVPVEEILDRLKDRSQDDLPLSAVTFDDGYADNLTFAAPILSGYGIPATVFVAAGAIGQSGEFWWDDLERILLRPDLPDELTLRIGEETRTWSFREDDARLNSGWDVYMNPRLTSQKAYLYIACRMRSLSVEEQQKTIEQLHRWSGIDARARDSFRALTEDQLKQISEGELISIGAHTINHPVLANLSSDSQFFEINTSRQRLEKLLGAEVKTFAYPYGRGIDYCHSTVQCLRKAGFACACTTIPHLIGRWTDALQMSRFSVGNWNGGVFRKNLAEFMLINSQNNTCRGAGNPCNDENSVREGVS, from the coding sequence GGAAATCTGTATTGTGATTTATCTGCCGACAGAACATCTTCGGGAAATGGCCCGCACCGTTCAGGACCATGTGGGACCGAAGGCCGTGGTTCTGATTTATCATCGGGTCGTGGATGATATTCCCGACCCGCAGCGGATGAGAGTGAGTCCGGAGAATTTTTCGGAGCAGATGAAGGCGCTGACCGATATGACCTGTCCGGTTCCTGTCGAAGAGATACTGGACCGACTCAAAGATCGTTCCCAGGACGATCTGCCGCTGTCTGCCGTGACGTTTGATGACGGATACGCTGATAACCTGACGTTTGCGGCTCCGATCCTGTCCGGATACGGGATTCCTGCAACGGTGTTTGTGGCTGCAGGCGCGATTGGTCAGTCCGGGGAATTCTGGTGGGACGATCTCGAGCGGATTCTTCTGCGGCCTGATCTGCCCGATGAACTGACTCTTCGAATCGGCGAGGAAACCCGCACCTGGTCTTTTCGTGAAGATGATGCCAGGCTGAACAGCGGCTGGGATGTTTATATGAACCCTCGGCTCACATCTCAGAAGGCTTATTTATATATCGCGTGTCGCATGCGTTCGTTGTCTGTGGAAGAGCAGCAGAAAACAATAGAGCAGCTCCATCGCTGGTCTGGAATTGATGCTCGGGCCCGCGACAGCTTCAGGGCGTTGACCGAGGATCAATTGAAGCAGATTTCCGAAGGGGAGTTAATTTCCATCGGGGCGCACACCATCAATCATCCGGTTCTTGCAAATCTCAGCAGTGATTCTCAGTTTTTCGAAATTAATACCAGTCGACAGCGGCTGGAAAAGCTTCTTGGCGCCGAGGTCAAGACGTTTGCATATCCATACGGACGAGGGATCGATTATTGTCACTCTACGGTTCAATGTCTCAGGAAGGCCGGATTTGCCTGTGCGTGCACAACAATTCCGCATTTGATTGGGCGCTGGACGGATGCTCTGCAAATGTCCCGGTTTTCCGTCGGAAATTGGAATGGAGGTGTCTTCAGGAAAAATCTGGCAGAATTTATGCTTATAAATTCACAAAACAACACCTGCCGCGGTGCTGGAAACCCATGTAATGATGAGAATTCTGTACGGGAAGGGGTCAGCTAA
- a CDS encoding Ig-like domain-containing protein, whose translation MKVLTASILLLSSFIVLPVYAADYYVSSTRSGRSDSNAGTDPDAPWATFDKVVSRWGSLSSGDTVHLERGSQWNLSFSSDYFIIKNGGSSSGGPVTLRGDDYGSGSKPILKRTGGSGSCAFILITSSYVTVRDIELDGGHSDYGKNTTGMLILADGRDVSNAQILNMKIHNLGGNTTAYICGIWLASWTQNTTSDCLIEGNEVSDYAAHGLNHYSQGRMNNITWRNNYVHNSYTGGRYPSANAAMQITSGGSGCVFEYNWLEDRTTTEGSLFGFGKYAGDTGVNTIRYNVITGSPAYGMIFTIDYSNMKLLYDVYGNIIMNNVKSGFALHPYNSYASGTRFNIYNNTFYNNATGGDSSRSEMEIDSYCDNTTIDFANNLIVHRNTANTGFTIDSGFSGTFSHRNNLYWHESGTSRSIVSSYGQSYTVASVRNYESTAVNEDPRFNDAAQLPISISSDKGPVPNGLSLQDSSPAISAGATLGSTYALDIIKTARTAPWSIGAYETAGETLPEDTEAPRISLTAPTDGSTVAGSAVSIAADASDDISVAGVSFLLDGTKLAAEDTSSPYSLSWDTTAVANGKYTLTAIARDSSGNTSTDSTSVTVNNIEIPADAIISEADTWQNQSFSAETGLFGVEFEAIPQSVPVDCVTGLAQGSAAAYDDLAVIVRFNTSGQIDVRNGDVYTADTSLSYTVGTSYRFRLRINIETHVYSVYVAVDGDPEILLAEDYAFRTSQSAVTSLDTIAVTAAAGSHIVFNFAENQVSVAIPMPPTGLRIREN comes from the coding sequence ATGAAAGTTCTGACTGCATCCATTTTGCTTTTGAGCAGCTTCATTGTGCTGCCGGTTTACGCCGCCGATTATTACGTTTCATCGACACGTTCCGGTCGCAGTGATTCCAATGCCGGAACCGATCCTGATGCTCCGTGGGCCACTTTCGATAAAGTGGTCAGTCGTTGGGGGAGTCTTTCGTCCGGCGATACCGTGCATCTTGAGCGGGGAAGTCAGTGGAACCTTTCGTTTTCATCAGACTATTTTATTATTAAGAATGGCGGGAGTTCTTCCGGAGGACCGGTCACGCTGCGCGGTGACGACTACGGCAGTGGCAGTAAGCCGATTCTGAAACGAACCGGCGGCAGTGGCAGCTGTGCGTTTATTCTGATTACAAGCAGCTATGTTACCGTTCGGGATATTGAACTCGATGGAGGACATTCTGATTACGGTAAAAACACCACCGGGATGCTGATTTTAGCCGATGGACGCGACGTGAGCAACGCACAGATCCTGAATATGAAAATTCATAATCTGGGCGGAAACACCACGGCATATATCTGCGGAATCTGGCTTGCTTCGTGGACGCAGAATACTACTTCGGACTGCCTCATTGAGGGGAATGAGGTTTCAGACTACGCCGCCCACGGGCTCAATCATTATTCACAGGGTCGGATGAATAATATTACCTGGCGGAACAACTATGTACACAACAGCTATACGGGCGGACGTTACCCGTCGGCGAATGCTGCCATGCAGATCACCAGCGGGGGAAGCGGCTGTGTTTTTGAATATAACTGGCTGGAGGACAGAACCACGACCGAAGGATCTCTTTTCGGTTTCGGTAAATATGCCGGGGATACCGGGGTCAACACCATCCGGTATAACGTCATCACAGGCTCTCCGGCATACGGAATGATTTTTACGATTGATTATTCCAACATGAAGCTGCTCTACGATGTTTATGGAAATATCATTATGAACAATGTGAAGTCCGGATTTGCATTGCATCCATATAACTCGTACGCGTCCGGAACCAGGTTTAATATTTACAATAATACATTTTATAACAATGCCACTGGAGGCGACAGCAGTCGCAGTGAAATGGAAATCGATTCGTACTGTGACAATACGACCATCGATTTTGCAAACAACCTGATTGTTCACCGCAATACCGCCAATACCGGTTTCACGATCGACAGCGGGTTCAGTGGTACCTTTTCGCATCGCAACAATCTTTACTGGCATGAGAGCGGCACCTCGCGCAGTATCGTCAGCAGCTACGGGCAGTCCTATACGGTTGCTTCTGTGCGGAACTATGAATCGACCGCTGTAAACGAAGATCCGCGGTTTAACGATGCCGCACAGCTTCCAATTTCAATCTCGTCTGATAAAGGACCCGTTCCAAACGGACTTTCGCTGCAGGATTCTTCGCCAGCCATCAGTGCCGGCGCAACCCTTGGCAGTACCTATGCATTGGATATTATCAAAACTGCCCGTACGGCCCCGTGGTCGATTGGGGCCTATGAAACCGCAGGAGAGACGCTTCCTGAAGATACTGAGGCGCCGCGGATTTCGTTGACGGCACCAACCGATGGATCGACGGTGGCCGGTTCGGCGGTTTCGATTGCGGCAGATGCTTCGGACGATATTTCCGTGGCCGGTGTGTCTTTTCTGCTGGATGGCACAAAGCTGGCTGCGGAAGACACCTCTTCTCCATATTCTTTGTCATGGGATACAACCGCTGTTGCAAACGGAAAATACACTCTGACCGCCATTGCCCGCGACTCCTCCGGCAATACCTCAACAGATTCAACTTCCGTTACGGTTAATAATATCGAGATTCCGGCGGATGCCATTATCAGCGAGGCCGACACCTGGCAGAATCAGAGCTTTTCGGCCGAGACTGGATTGTTCGGAGTTGAGTTCGAAGCCATTCCTCAAAGTGTGCCGGTTGATTGTGTGACAGGATTAGCGCAGGGCAGTGCTGCAGCCTACGATGATTTGGCAGTGATTGTCCGATTTAACACAAGCGGACAGATTGATGTCCGCAACGGAGACGTTTACACTGCCGATACTTCGCTCAGTTATACGGTCGGAACCTCTTACCGGTTCCGATTGCGGATTAATATCGAAACACACGTTTACAGCGTGTATGTCGCGGTTGATGGAGACCCGGAAATCCTCCTCGCCGAAGACTACGCCTTCCGCACCTCGCAGAGCGCAGTCACCAGTCTTGACACCATTGCGGTTACGGCCGCTGCCGGAAGTCATATTGTATTTAACTTTGCTGAAAACCAGGTATCCGTCGCCATACCTATGCCGCCGACAGGACTCCGAATCCGAGAAAACTGA
- a CDS encoding glycosyltransferase family 4 protein — MARSLNILMSLFTRRYEGTFYRALPWASFLVSQGHRVTILCTSKDHLFRTTVSEENGVRIVETPALFSGRYVMTRLCGMYGWGPLDIFARWREACRGGYDVAVAFEHHFHVVLPLWLAGRKNIPIWIADSCDHYGEGGFREFEYSPYRLYGLYQLIGWPFRKLMDHLELFIRRRADAVTVISSYIRDRVIGQGIPAGKVHLIPGSADVESIHVQPKTDACQQQGLDPDLHYALFFGAGQFDVDFSLEAFERVQKKIPDSRFVVIGKKDPAVTRRATELGLQKKLIQTGWIEDGQLGGWLACADVCLLPMKDNAPNHARWPNKIGFYMAAGRPVVATDVNDIGPLIRQREIGRSGPVDVQAFADQIIELFENPNACVEMGRRARETAEREFSLPIHGSELERLFLTLAGAHHA, encoded by the coding sequence ATGGCAAGATCCCTGAACATCCTGATGAGCCTGTTCACCCGACGTTATGAAGGGACGTTCTACCGTGCGCTGCCCTGGGCTTCCTTTCTGGTTTCACAGGGTCATCGGGTAACAATTCTGTGTACATCCAAAGATCATCTGTTTCGCACAACGGTATCGGAAGAAAACGGTGTGCGCATTGTGGAAACCCCGGCGCTGTTTTCCGGGCGCTATGTGATGACCCGCCTGTGCGGCATGTACGGTTGGGGGCCCTTGGATATTTTTGCCCGTTGGCGGGAGGCCTGTCGCGGTGGGTATGATGTTGCCGTTGCGTTTGAACATCATTTTCATGTGGTGCTTCCGCTCTGGCTTGCTGGAAGAAAAAATATTCCGATCTGGATTGCCGACAGCTGCGATCACTACGGAGAGGGCGGATTCCGGGAGTTCGAATACAGTCCGTATCGGCTCTACGGTTTGTATCAGCTGATCGGCTGGCCGTTTCGGAAACTCATGGATCATCTGGAGCTTTTTATTCGTCGTCGTGCGGACGCGGTGACAGTCATCAGCAGCTACATTCGGGATCGGGTGATCGGGCAGGGCATTCCTGCCGGAAAAGTTCATTTGATTCCCGGCAGCGCTGACGTGGAAAGCATACACGTACAGCCCAAAACAGATGCCTGCCAGCAACAGGGACTCGATCCCGATCTGCATTATGCTCTGTTCTTTGGTGCCGGGCAGTTTGATGTTGATTTCTCACTCGAAGCTTTTGAACGTGTGCAGAAGAAGATTCCGGACAGCCGTTTTGTTGTCATTGGTAAAAAAGATCCGGCAGTAACCCGCCGGGCGACGGAGCTGGGCCTTCAGAAAAAACTCATTCAGACCGGGTGGATTGAGGATGGACAGCTGGGAGGCTGGCTGGCCTGTGCCGATGTCTGTCTGCTGCCAATGAAAGACAATGCTCCAAACCATGCTCGTTGGCCCAACAAAATCGGATTCTACATGGCCGCCGGGCGACCGGTTGTGGCCACCGATGTCAACGATATCGGTCCTTTAATCCGGCAGCGGGAAATCGGCCGATCCGGGCCGGTGGATGTGCAGGCTTTTGCCGATCAAATCATTGAGCTTTTTGAAAATCCGAACGCTTGCGTAGAGATGGGGCGACGTGCCCGTGAAACCGCAGAACGTGAATTTTCCTTGCCCATCCATGGTTCCGAACTGGAACGGCTTTTCCTCACCCTTGCAGGAGCACATCATGCCTGA
- a CDS encoding glycosyltransferase family 4 protein, whose translation MPEIRTLNLIYSLPDPPLNGYDLRHLNLMKNLSDRVDQTVLCRIMAPLTPEQKGLLESLPYNVRTVLIPRPTLIQKICKGVRFLFSRFPVMAGGWYYCEMEQALRELLDEKEFDFIVLEGIWNAVYRPVIRQAKAQTVLNLYDLEEGLLQRQADVLPFGLKKWIYSNGAKRMAALEKTLPREADLIWTVSEKERQELLAHSPDLPAFLAPGGVDCDAIHPLPPPDKNGKEILFVGSLQYLPNVDGAQFMSTDVMPEVLKRCPDAKLKIVGRGPDERTLKLHNPPSFDVVGEVEELEPWYRNCQLSIVPLRSGGGTRLKILESMAYGRPVVATSIGAEGIDITPGKNILIADTPEELADCVARILNNPDQGRSIAEEGRKLVEECYSWKSIANILYERYARVIEK comes from the coding sequence ATGCCTGAAATCCGTACACTCAACCTGATTTACTCATTACCCGATCCACCGCTCAACGGCTATGATCTGAGGCATCTCAATTTGATGAAAAATCTGTCTGATCGTGTTGATCAGACTGTGCTTTGTCGCATTATGGCTCCGCTCACTCCGGAACAGAAAGGCCTTCTGGAAAGTCTCCCGTATAATGTGCGTACGGTGCTGATTCCCCGCCCGACACTCATCCAGAAAATCTGCAAGGGGGTCCGTTTTCTATTCAGTCGTTTTCCGGTTATGGCCGGAGGCTGGTATTACTGCGAGATGGAACAGGCCTTGCGAGAGCTTCTTGACGAAAAAGAATTCGACTTTATTGTGCTCGAAGGAATCTGGAACGCGGTGTACCGGCCGGTGATTCGTCAGGCAAAGGCACAAACCGTTCTGAATCTCTACGACCTCGAAGAAGGCCTGCTTCAGCGGCAGGCGGATGTTCTGCCGTTCGGGCTGAAAAAATGGATTTATTCCAACGGTGCCAAACGAATGGCGGCGCTTGAAAAAACATTACCGCGCGAAGCCGACCTCATCTGGACCGTTTCCGAAAAAGAGCGGCAGGAACTGCTGGCGCATTCGCCGGACCTGCCGGCATTTCTCGCGCCCGGCGGTGTTGACTGCGACGCTATTCATCCGCTGCCGCCCCCCGATAAGAATGGGAAGGAAATTCTTTTTGTGGGATCCCTCCAGTATCTTCCGAACGTGGACGGTGCGCAGTTTATGTCGACCGACGTTATGCCGGAGGTTCTCAAGCGCTGTCCGGATGCGAAGCTTAAAATTGTCGGGCGCGGTCCGGATGAACGAACGCTGAAGCTTCACAATCCACCGTCTTTCGACGTCGTTGGTGAAGTCGAAGAGCTCGAGCCGTGGTACCGCAACTGTCAGCTCAGTATTGTTCCGCTTCGGTCCGGCGGTGGTACGCGGCTGAAAATTCTCGAATCCATGGCCTATGGACGTCCGGTCGTGGCAACCAGTATCGGTGCGGAAGGCATTGATATCACCCCCGGGAAAAACATTCTTATTGCTGATACTCCGGAAGAACTTGCCGACTGTGTTGCGCGGATCCTGAATAACCCCGACCAGGGGCGAAGTATTGCTGAAGAAGGCCGGAAGCTCGTGGAAGAATGCTATTCGTGGAAAAGCATCGCCAATATTCTCTACGAACGATACGCACGTGTTATCGAAAAATAA
- a CDS encoding glycosyltransferase, whose protein sequence is MKKLLFIGIGFHTKTRSCQFVLDLLTDHFDVTVCHVDQYQSDPFRALPGASGRYDVLVCWQIMPPRDLLDRYFKWKHAALFPMYDSASEDGNPEHWYPYRDFNIICFSEKLHKRVSRMGFSSQYIQYFPEPTPMAGWGDPHAVFFWARQEAVNCRSVEKLLQHTDIKKMHVHRAMDPHQTFVEPTLDGAIQYSFSTWFEDRQEMKQLVNDSAFYIAPRLREGIGMSFLEAMAAGRCVIAPDDSTMNEYIVHGKTGYLYDPDNPVPLYIPDVKTIQMQTRSAIEKGYARWQSEKETIISRITASVSVNRRKLTASIGCRTFSRPLSVTKILWKRFF, encoded by the coding sequence ATGAAGAAACTGTTGTTTATTGGGATTGGATTTCACACAAAAACGAGGTCCTGTCAGTTTGTCCTCGACCTACTGACAGATCATTTTGATGTGACGGTCTGTCATGTGGATCAGTATCAGAGCGATCCTTTCCGTGCTCTTCCCGGAGCGTCCGGGCGCTATGATGTACTCGTTTGCTGGCAGATTATGCCGCCTCGGGATCTGCTGGACCGATACTTTAAATGGAAGCATGCCGCACTGTTCCCCATGTATGACAGTGCGTCTGAAGATGGGAATCCGGAACACTGGTATCCTTACAGGGATTTCAATATCATCTGTTTTTCAGAAAAGCTCCACAAGCGCGTTTCGCGAATGGGATTTTCCTCTCAGTATATTCAGTATTTTCCCGAGCCGACTCCAATGGCGGGATGGGGCGATCCGCATGCGGTATTCTTCTGGGCCCGACAGGAAGCTGTTAATTGCCGATCGGTTGAAAAGCTTCTTCAGCATACGGATATAAAAAAGATGCATGTGCACCGAGCCATGGACCCTCATCAGACTTTTGTGGAGCCGACCTTGGATGGGGCCATTCAATACAGTTTTTCCACCTGGTTCGAAGACCGGCAGGAGATGAAACAGCTGGTCAACGATTCCGCCTTCTATATTGCTCCACGCTTGCGGGAGGGAATCGGAATGTCATTTCTGGAAGCCATGGCCGCCGGGCGCTGTGTAATTGCTCCAGATGACTCAACAATGAATGAGTATATTGTTCATGGAAAAACCGGTTATCTGTACGATCCGGACAATCCGGTTCCGCTTTATATTCCCGACGTTAAAACGATCCAGATGCAGACAAGGTCGGCGATTGAAAAGGGGTATGCTCGTTGGCAGAGCGAGAAGGAGACCATAATCAGTCGGATAACAGCATCGGTGTCCGTCAACCGGCGAAAACTGACAGCAAGTATCGGCTGTCGAACTTTCAGCCGGCCGTTGTCTGTTACTAAGATTCTTTGGAAACGGTTTTTTTAA
- a CDS encoding VOC family protein: MNRKRLGELVIRSENPQALVRFYREVIGLKSFAAFETATFLKIADDFKGHPQLLAIFDKAHKYSGPQAMQVDRAESAAGTLHHFAFAMDLEEFKAEQDRLQKLGVELELGEHPPFGWRSIYMHDPDGNSVEMVCYDASVLDPILNQKVRSASEDIE; the protein is encoded by the coding sequence ATGAACCGCAAACGGTTGGGAGAACTTGTTATTCGCAGTGAAAACCCGCAGGCACTGGTTCGTTTCTATCGCGAGGTTATTGGATTGAAGTCGTTTGCTGCATTCGAAACGGCAACTTTTTTGAAAATCGCCGATGATTTCAAAGGGCATCCCCAGTTGCTGGCCATCTTTGATAAAGCGCATAAATACAGCGGACCTCAGGCCATGCAGGTCGATCGGGCAGAATCTGCCGCTGGAACACTGCATCATTTTGCATTTGCTATGGATCTTGAAGAGTTCAAGGCCGAGCAGGATCGCTTGCAGAAACTGGGCGTTGAGCTTGAACTCGGCGAGCATCCACCGTTCGGCTGGCGTTCCATCTATATGCATGATCCTGATGGCAATTCGGTTGAGATGGTTTGTTACGACGCATCCGTTTTAGATCCGATCCTGAATCAGAAAGTCCGGTCGGCCAGTGAGGATATTGAGTAG
- a CDS encoding IS3 family transposase (programmed frameshift): MKRKRYTEEQIVYALKQAENGEKIAELCRSMGVSEATFYNWRKKYKGLGVSEVRELRMLRDENRKLKQLVADLSLDKHILQEVIAKKALKPARKRELAEGACDAYGLSGRRACGLFELSRTTFFYKAKPRDDEALRLRIKELAAKRVRFGYRRIHVLLRREGWEINHKRVYRVYMEENLAVRTKPRKKLANRPRVPLEQAAGPNEQWSMDFVMDRTEDGRHFRILTVVDNFSRECLALYADRSITGEKVASCLNGVANQRGYPKSIRVDNGSEFYSRSMDAWTYHHEVAMEFIRPGKPTENGYIESFNGKLRDECLNVELFFGVDDARDKLAAWKKDYNEQRPHKSLDNKTPTEYIGAWMEASALPSLLRRREGTQRTQQLLEAVF, encoded by the exons ATGAAGCGGAAGAGATACACAGAGGAACAGATCGTATATGCCCTGAAGCAGGCGGAGAACGGCGAGAAGATAGCCGAACTATGCCGGTCGATGGGAGTCAGTGAGGCCACGTTTTACAACTGGCGCAAGAAGTACAAGGGGCTTGGAGTAAGCGAGGTGCGGGAGTTACGCATGTTACGTGATGAAAACCGCAAGTTGAAGCAGCTCGTAGCCGACCTGAGTCTGGACAAGCACATCTTGCAGGAGGTCATTGCAA AAAAAGCTCTGAAGCCTGCACGGAAGCGCGAACTGGCCGAGGGGGCATGTGATGCATACGGACTCTCGGGCCGCCGGGCGTGCGGGCTTTTTGAGTTAAGCCGGACCACCTTTTTCTACAAAGCGAAGCCTCGGGACGATGAGGCGCTTCGTCTGCGGATTAAGGAACTGGCCGCTAAACGTGTCCGGTTCGGTTACCGGCGCATTCATGTTCTGTTGCGCCGGGAAGGATGGGAGATTAATCACAAAAGAGTCTATCGGGTCTACATGGAGGAAAACCTTGCCGTTCGCACGAAACCCCGTAAAAAGTTGGCGAACCGGCCTCGTGTTCCTCTTGAGCAGGCTGCCGGGCCCAACGAGCAATGGAGTATGGACTTTGTGATGGATCGCACCGAGGACGGGCGTCACTTCAGGATACTGACGGTAGTCGATAACTTTAGTCGGGAATGCCTGGCGCTATATGCTGACCGATCCATCACCGGTGAAAAGGTCGCGTCTTGTCTGAACGGAGTGGCTAATCAACGCGGTTATCCCAAAAGCATTCGTGTGGACAACGGAAGCGAGTTTTACTCCAGGTCGATGGATGCCTGGACATATCATCATGAGGTCGCCATGGAGTTTATCCGACCGGGTAAGCCGACCGAAAATGGATACATCGAAAGCTTCAACGGAAAGTTGAGGGATGAATGTTTGAATGTGGAGCTTTTCTTCGGAGTGGACGATGCCCGTGATAAACTCGCAGCATGGAAAAAAGATTACAATGAGCAGCGACCGCATAAGTCGCTTGATAACAAGACTCCGACGGAATATATAGGTGCGTGGATGGAGGCGTCCGCGCTTCCCTCCCTCCTCCGGAGGAGGGAGGGAACCCAGAGAACACAGCAACTATTAGAAGCCGTATTTTAG
- a CDS encoding outer membrane beta-barrel protein — protein MKKQQLLIPVLIGLVTGQVFAEGDRPFSVVNTLRVGYSDNIDRSSDDKDGSAFIRDMVDLSFRAALSDRTDLIFKSRFDYRSDKDEDNLYPSLYAVLTHSVSQRMLLQLSDKFKSGEMTSRYGDGRFDYFENTASLVSSYIMTPKDSLSVPVSYTIERHDNEIKEEDTDIIVAGVNWKRELSPQRTWAALNVNQILVDYTERDSSFESTRLTAEISHTFNPEWQGNLEAGLSFDESDRGGLRGDSKGESPYLRAGLAYTPSPRTRLTGDFTHQYKESDNSGYSAETSSEIRLGAQHDFTAKIMGKVTARFEKMDYDAGDTEDPVPVEEDETIDRFDFDIRFHYKLNRINFLELGYRYTEKTYDTADTDWDENMVDVGWRVEL, from the coding sequence ATGAAAAAACAACAACTACTCATTCCCGTTCTGATCGGTCTTGTTACCGGGCAGGTTTTCGCAGAAGGTGATCGTCCTTTCTCTGTGGTCAATACTCTTCGAGTTGGTTATAGCGATAACATTGACCGAAGCAGTGATGATAAAGACGGGTCTGCCTTTATCCGGGACATGGTGGATTTGTCATTTAGAGCAGCATTGTCAGACCGAACCGATCTGATTTTTAAATCACGATTTGATTATCGTTCAGATAAAGATGAGGATAATCTTTATCCGAGTCTTTATGCCGTCTTAACACATTCTGTTTCCCAGCGGATGTTGCTCCAGCTTTCTGACAAATTCAAAAGTGGTGAAATGACCAGTCGGTATGGCGATGGACGATTTGATTACTTTGAGAATACCGCGTCTCTTGTTTCGAGCTATATCATGACGCCCAAAGACAGTCTGAGTGTTCCTGTCAGCTACACAATAGAGCGTCATGACAATGAGATTAAAGAAGAAGATACTGATATCATTGTTGCCGGAGTCAACTGGAAACGTGAGCTCAGCCCTCAAAGAACCTGGGCAGCATTGAATGTAAATCAGATTTTGGTCGACTATACTGAACGTGATTCTTCTTTTGAGTCGACTCGTTTAACAGCGGAGATTTCTCACACTTTTAACCCGGAGTGGCAGGGAAATCTTGAAGCGGGTCTGTCTTTTGATGAGTCTGACCGAGGAGGGCTTAGGGGGGATTCTAAAGGTGAAAGTCCGTATCTGCGTGCTGGGTTGGCATATACTCCTTCGCCGAGAACACGTCTGACCGGTGATTTTACGCATCAATACAAAGAATCTGACAATAGCGGTTATTCTGCTGAGACATCGTCGGAGATTCGGTTAGGAGCTCAACATGATTTCACTGCAAAAATCATGGGTAAAGTGACGGCTCGTTTTGAAAAGATGGACTATGATGCCGGTGATACTGAAGATCCTGTGCCTGTAGAAGAGGATGAAACGATTGATCGGTTTGATTTCGATATTCGTTTCCACTATAAGTTGAACCGAATTAATTTCCTGGAATTGGGCTACCGGTATACTGAAAAAACCTATGATACAGCAGACACTGACTGGGACGAGAATATGGTGGATGTTGGCTGGCGGGTTGAGCTCTAA